A region of Rhodamnia argentea isolate NSW1041297 chromosome 9, ASM2092103v1, whole genome shotgun sequence DNA encodes the following proteins:
- the LOC115726807 gene encoding flavonoid 3'-monooxygenase CYP75B137-like isoform X2, translating to MSNGDSGGPWPWLWHAKEANDAIPGATITLLVIAITALIFFAWFRRQKDTTAPLPPGPRGLPFLGYLPFLGTDLHWKFAKLAESYGPIYKLQLGSKLYIVVNSPLLAKEIVRDQDVTFANRDPNIAAIIASYGARNIAFSSQGPYWRNLRKLFVRQIMSNASLDACYDLRRQEVRKGLSDLYRKSGVPVDIGEWALLILINAVMAMLWGGTLPGEKSEAMGAEFRKVLAKHMGLLGCPNVSDFFPSLAWLDLQGVERDMKRVHHWLDAFIQSVVECATQGRTNEPFGQKEGESKTNEQKKDFLQIVLETEMDLEDDQSPLDKNRALKAILMDIVIGGTDTTSTMVEWVMTELLLNRNVMNRVVHELTEVVGNDKMVEEHQLPKLKYLNAVIKEAFRLHPALPLLVPRTPDSTCAIGGYTIPKGSNIFLNMGYIHKDPKIWDKPSDFRPERFLEDPSEYDLSGNNFMYMPFGSGRRICAGLPLAERMLAYVLASLLHSFEWELPLGTELELLDKFGIVVKKMNPLVAIPRPRLSTPELYMS from the exons ATGTCAAACGGAGACTCCGGCGGCCCCTGGCCATGGTTGTGGCATGCTAAAGAAGCGAATGATGCAATTCCTGGAGCTACTATAACACTGCTGGTCATAGCAATCACAGCTCTTATTTTTTTCGCTTGGTTCAGGAGGCAAAAAGACACGACGGCTCCATTGCCTCCGGGCCCCCGAGGCTTGCCATTCCTTGGGTACCTCCCATTCCTGGGGACCGATCTCCACTGGAAATTTGCCAAGTTGGCTGAGTCCTATGGCCCCATCTACAAACTCCAGCTCGGGAGCAAGTTATATATTGTGGTTAACTCCCCGTTGCTGGCCAAAGAAATCGTACGAGACCAGGACGTGACGTTCGCCAATCGGGACCCGAACATTGCCGCTATCATCGCATCATACGGCGCAAGGAATATTGCCTTCTCAAGCCAGGGGCCTTATTGGAGGAATCTTCGCAAACTGTTTGTACGGCAGATAATGAGCAACGCGAGCCTTGATGCCTGTTACGATTTGAGAAGGCAGGAGGTCAGGAAAGGTTTGAGCGATCTTTACAGAAAATCTGGGGTGCCAGTGGATATCGGCGAGTGGGCCCTTCTGATCTTGATTAACGCGGTGATGGCGATGCTGTGGGGAGGGACGCTTCCAGGAGAGAAGAGCGAAGCCATGGGTGCTGAGTTCAGAAAGGTGTTGGCCAAACACATGGGGCTCTTAGGTTGTCCGAATGTTTCGGACTTTTTTCCATCACTTGCTTGGCTTGACCTACAGGGAGTGGAAAGGGACATGAAAAGGGTGCATCACTGGCTTGATGCTTTTATTCAGTCTGTTGTCGAATGTGCCACCCAAGGAAGAACAAATGAACCGTTCGGGCAGAAGGAAGGAGAATCTAAAACCaatgaacaaaaaaaggacTTTTTGCAAATTGTCCTGGAAACGGAGATGGATCTTGAAGATGACCAGTCTCCATTGGACAAGAATAGAGCACTCAAAGCTATTCTTATG GACATCGTGATTGGTGGAACTGATACAACTTCAACAATGGTCGAGTGGGTGATGACAGAGTTGCTGCTGAACCGAAATGTGATGAACAGAGTAGTCCACGAATTGACAGAAGTTGTAGGAAACGATAAGATGGTCGAAGAGCACCAGTTGCCCAAATTAAAGTACCTCAACGCTGTCATCAAGGAGGCATTTCGCTTGCACCCGGCGCTGCCCTTATTGGTACCTCGGACCCCAGACTCTACCTGTGCCATTGGGGGTTACACAATACCGAAAGGCAGCAACATATTCTTGAACATGGGTTATATCCACAAGGACCCCAAGATTTGGGACAAACCATCAGACTTTCGACCCGAGAGGTTCTTGGAAGATCCCAGCGAGTATGATCTGTCAGGTAACAACTTCATGTACATGCCTTTCGGGTCCGGTCGGAGGATATGTGCGGGGCTTCCACTGGCAGAGAGGATGTTAGCGTATGTCTTGGCCTCTCTTTTGCATTCGTTTGAGTGGGAACTTCCCCTAGGGACGGAGCTGGAGCTATTGGACAAGTTTGGGATTGTGGTCAAGAAAATGAATCCCCTGGTTGCCATTCCTAGACCGAGACTGTCTACTCCAGAGCTCTACATGTCCTGA